A section of the Citrus sinensis cultivar Valencia sweet orange chromosome 8, DVS_A1.0, whole genome shotgun sequence genome encodes:
- the LOC127899353 gene encoding uncharacterized protein LOC127899353 yields MFISSKQQAPDCYGPNVDAGYGTHTDAGNDDEHTPMSLYSLHGDICDDSVQIFTEAPPGVSKFGRPYRPSYIFGSPYFIPPFKRVRNVRALPALNITDYEIDERSSVDMNPLRGLEDSRLCEEFDQWFAGNISVDRPVQQSRNFFEILMGNASMGWLGDEHIHTYYRLISEKQRRFPNALPQRVTHTDTYFWVFLKQLWNNGSCDVNSLQYGNNLSSYMDGREDLMSKPFTDVDMIFIPVNLGGDHWVLARADLRARRMRIYDSLVTFREDKTYLRKFKPLQVVFPQWLQDVGFYNLRSELQSANPWKVRIVKDVPQQSPGSGDCGVFMLMFTMYLMFGLKLDFDSSHGHYFRKKIAVDIFTGDIAL; encoded by the exons ATGTTCATCTCCTCGAAACAACAGGCCCCAGATTGCTATGGTCCGAACGTTGATGCTGGCTATGGTACGCATACTGATGCTGGTAATGACGACGAGCACACCCCTATGTCCTTGTACAGTCTACATGGGGACATATGTGATGACAGTGTTCAGATATTCACAGAGGCACCTCCCGGCGTTAGTAAGTTTGGGCGTCCGTACCGACCGTCGTATATATTTGGCAGTCCTTACTTCATTCCTCCTTTCAAGAGAGTTAGGAATGTCAGGGCTCTACCCGCACTCAACATTACGGACTatgaaattgatgaaagaTCGAGTGTGGATATGAATCCGCTTAGGGGACTAGAAGACTCAAGACTATGTGAGGAGTTTGATCAGTGGTTTGCCGGCAACATTTCCGTGGATCGGCCTGTCCAACAGTCTCgaaatttctttgaaatacTCATGGGCAATGCTTCGATGGGGTGGCTTGGTGACGAG CATATTCACACGTATTACCGCTTGATCAGCGAGAAGCAACGGCGGTTTCCAAATGCACTACCACAACGCGTCACGCATACAGATACATACTTTTGG GTGTTCCTAAAGCAATTATGGAACAATGGTAGTTGTGATGTCAATTCATTACAATATGGCAACAACTTGAGCAGCTATATGGATGGGCGGGAAGATCTCATGTCCAAACCGTTTACGGATGTCGATATG aTATTCATCCCTGTGAATTTGGGCGGCGATCATTGGGTACTAGCTCGAGCGGACCTTCGCGCGAGGAGGATGCGGATTTACGACTCGTTGGTTACCTTTCGCGAGGACAAAACATATTTGCGTAAATTCAAACCTCTTCAGGTCGTCTTCCCTCAATGGCTTCAAGATGTTGGATTCTACAACCTTCGATCTGAGCTGCAGAGTGCCAACCCTTGGAAAGTAAGAATCGTTAAGGATGTGCCCCAACAATCACCTGGAAGTGGTGATTGCGGTGTATTTATGTTGATGTTTACAATGTATTTGATGTTCGGGCTAAAACTTGATTTTGATAGTAGCCACGGGCATTACTTCAGGAAGAAAATTGCTGTAGATATATTCACGGGCGATATTGCCTTGTAA
- the LOC127899354 gene encoding uncharacterized protein LOC127899354 yields the protein MGKSKLALHNPPGPIKEPGMMKIPYVDHFPGRITSMCKLDVVVNAIREKLTRQQLKLFKDDIFGHFLQCRSYPFSGVIVHNILLRQVSHGDGNDKDELWFQVGDHLIRLSIGEWCLVTGLCYGEKVFLTKHKTNHRLLNKYFGGRIRDINLGQFEEIFMNLRIKTMNDTDALKIAMFYFADRVLHGRKDHCQINFNLLNEVDDINHFRSIPWGRLSWETIYKSIDNVLNGKAKKFKKASAENPLHRIEKYNFYGFTSAVHVSEEVFFIT from the coding sequence ATGGGCAAATCAAAATTAGCATTGCATAACCCACCCGGACCGATTAAAGAACCGGGAATGATGAAGATACCTTATGTTGATCACTTCCCTGGGCGTATCACGAGTATGTGCAAATTAGATGTCGTTGTTAATGCCATCCGGGAAAAATTAACAAGGCAACAGTTGAAGCTATTCAAAGACgatatatttgggcatttcCTACAGTGCCGGAGCTATCCGTTCAGTGGCGTGATTGTGCACAATATATTGCTTCGGCAAGTGTCACATGGCGATGGAAATGACAAAGATGAGTTATGGTTTCAAGTTGGCGACCATTTGATACGGCTATCGATTGGAGAGTGGTGCCTAGTAACGGGACTTTGCTATGGCGAAAAAGTATTCCTGACGAAGCATAAAACAAATCATAGGTTACTTAATAAGTACTTTGGAGGCAGGATTCGCGATATAAATCTTGGCCAGTTCGAGGAAATATTTATGAACTTACGCATCAAGACTATGAATGACACCGATGCGCTAAAAATTGCCATGTTTTACTTTGCTGATAGAGTGCTACACGGAAGAAAGGATCattgtcaaatcaatttcaatttacttAATGAGGTAGATGACATAAATCATTTTCGAAGTATTCCGTGGGGTCGTTTGTCATGGGAAACAATTTATAAAAGCATTGATAATGTATTGAACGGCAAAgccaaaaaatttaagaaggcAAGCGCAGAAAATCCATTGCATAGAATTGAGAAATACAACTTTTACGGCTTTACGTCGGCAGTGCATGTGAGTgaagaagttttttttataacttag